A genome region from Glycine max cultivar Williams 82 chromosome 5, Glycine_max_v4.0, whole genome shotgun sequence includes the following:
- the LOC102662979 gene encoding putative uncharacterized protein DDB_G0290521, giving the protein MTAGGVDPPRPPSHDSNGKRTTAKKKRYVVRLLPPRDSLTSSTPSPSSVSIPVRPPDVAPTPSPPPTKARPSSSHVNAPGPSPVPASTPSPSSVDARGPSPVPTSTPSPSLPVGNLPIDEDAVNLAMENPPLNNRLMVTLINGA; this is encoded by the coding sequence ATGACAGCAGGTGGCGTTGACCCTCCTCGACCCCCGTCACATGACTCCAATGGAAAAAGGACAACTGCAAAGAAAAAGCGATACGTGGTTAGACTATTACCACCTCGAGATAGTCTAACATCATCTACCCCATCTCCATCTTCTGTGTCTATCCCAGTTAGGCCTCCCGATGTTGCACCTACACCATCTCCACCTCCAACTAAAGCTAGACCATCTTCATCTCATGTTAATGCACCTGGACCATCTCCGGTACCTGCATCCACACCATCTCCATCCTCCGTTGATGCACGTGGACCATCCCCAGTACCTACATCCACACCTTCACCATCTCTGCCTGTGGGCAATTTGCCTATAGATGAAGATGCTGTAAATTTGGCAATGGAAAACCCCCCTCTTAATAATCGTCTTATGGTTACATTAATTAATGGAGCATaa